From a region of the Gottschalkia purinilytica genome:
- a CDS encoding DNA cytosine methyltransferase — protein MDWKKRQIRRLTPRECFRLQGFPDWAFDKAREVNSDSQLYKQAGNSVTVNVIYEIAKRL, from the coding sequence ATAGATTGGAAAAAAAGACAGATAAGAAGATTAACACCTAGAGAATGTTTTAGACTTCAAGGATTTCCAGACTGGGCATTCGATAAAGCTAGAGAGGTGAATTCAGATTCACAACTGTACAAACAAGCAGGAAACAGTGTGACGGTGAATGTTATATATGAGATAGCAAAGAGATTATAG
- a CDS encoding DNA cytosine methyltransferase, translating into MKLKFIDLFAGIGGFRLGMEKAGHECVGWCEIDKFAQKSYKAIHETEGEWFSDDIRTVDPRDLPSFDCICGGFPCQAFSVAGKRGGFEDTRGTLFFEIARIIRERKPKLVFLENVKGLINHDGGRTFGTILNTFWELGYDVEWQLLNSKNFGVPQNRERVFIIGHLRGTSRRKIFPIRRISQKTNINIIGTTVNQEAKGTNSRHWVHDVNGHVGALSATDYKQPKQIMCLGLLDIKGSEQVRRYYSIKGLAPTLDTMQGGNRQPKIKIIDRLEKKTDKKINT; encoded by the coding sequence ATGAAACTTAAATTTATAGATTTATTCGCAGGAATAGGTGGATTTAGACTAGGAATGGAAAAAGCAGGACATGAGTGTGTAGGTTGGTGTGAAATAGATAAGTTTGCACAGAAAAGTTATAAAGCAATACATGAAACAGAAGGAGAGTGGTTTTCAGATGATATACGAACAGTTGACCCTAGAGATTTGCCAAGCTTCGACTGTATCTGTGGAGGATTTCCTTGCCAAGCTTTTTCGGTTGCTGGAAAAAGGGGAGGGTTTGAAGATACAAGAGGAACTTTATTCTTTGAGATCGCGAGAATTATTCGAGAGAGAAAGCCCAAACTTGTTTTCCTTGAGAATGTCAAAGGACTCATTAATCACGATGGAGGAAGGACTTTTGGAACAATCCTCAACACTTTTTGGGAACTGGGGTATGATGTCGAATGGCAATTGCTTAACAGCAAGAATTTTGGAGTCCCACAAAACAGAGAAAGGGTGTTCATTATCGGACATCTTAGAGGAACAAGTAGAAGAAAAATATTTCCTATCAGAAGAATATCACAAAAGACTAATATCAACATTATCGGAACAACAGTAAATCAAGAAGCTAAAGGTACTAATAGCAGACATTGGGTACACGATGTAAATGGTCATGTAGGAGCATTGTCTGCGACAGATTATAAACAACCTAAACAAATAATGTGTCTAGGGTTACTTGATATAAAAGGTAGCGAACAAGTTAGAAGATATTACAGTATCAAAGGTTTGGCACCAACATTAGATACTATGCAAGGTGGCAATAGACAACCAAAAATAAAAATTATAGATAGATTGGAAAAAAAGACAGATAAGAAGATTAACACCTAG
- a CDS encoding RusA family crossover junction endodeoxyribonuclease, with amino-acid sequence MINFEIPGEPKSKARHRTTKTGIAYTPKKTTEYENWVRQCYCIKHRDKRLTGQIRAEIKAYFTIPKSTSKKKRIEMINKNIRPTKKPDTDNIAKIVLDSLNSIAFDDDKQVVELNVQKFYSENPRVEVELSEVS; translated from the coding sequence TTGATTAATTTTGAAATACCAGGGGAGCCAAAGTCTAAGGCTAGACATAGAACTACTAAAACAGGAATCGCATATACTCCTAAAAAGACCACAGAATACGAAAATTGGGTTAGACAATGTTATTGCATTAAACATAGAGATAAAAGGCTTACAGGGCAAATTAGAGCAGAAATAAAGGCATACTTTACTATACCTAAGAGCACAAGTAAGAAAAAAAGAATAGAAATGATAAATAAAAATATAAGACCGACCAAAAAACCGGATACGGATAACATAGCAAAGATAGTTCTAGATAGTTTAAATTCAATAGCGTTTGATGATGATAAGCAAGTTGTAGAGCTTAATGTACAGAAGTTTTATAGTGAGAATCCTAGGGTTGAGGTTGAGCTTAGTGAGGTGAGTTAA
- a CDS encoding sigma-70 family RNA polymerase sigma factor produces MKLTDEQRQIVEDNIRLATGIVSKLMKSENIANKVEFEDLQQVAFLGLCKAVYGYKEEFGYKFSTYAHPAIRYECINYIERNNIIRLPRRDSPRIKSKKHEEEIKKLRLGYNIKSLDVKMTDDSPTTFLECLEDEIFNYDSVDTKIVIDASLSDEERRILKMYLSGKNQTEIGKVIGISQNSISRKIKDIRNKLAEELNIA; encoded by the coding sequence ATGAAATTAACGGATGAACAAAGGCAGATAGTTGAGGATAATATTAGACTGGCTACAGGTATAGTTTCTAAACTTATGAAAAGTGAGAATATAGCTAATAAAGTAGAATTTGAAGATTTACAGCAAGTAGCTTTCTTGGGATTATGCAAGGCTGTATATGGATACAAAGAAGAGTTTGGATATAAATTTAGTACATATGCACATCCGGCGATTAGATATGAGTGCATAAATTATATAGAGAGAAACAATATTATAAGACTCCCTAGAAGAGATAGCCCAAGAATAAAGTCAAAGAAACATGAGGAAGAAATTAAAAAATTAAGACTAGGATATAACATAAAGTCTCTTGATGTAAAAATGACAGATGATTCACCTACAACGTTCCTTGAATGCTTAGAGGATGAAATATTTAACTATGATAGTGTTGATACAAAAATTGTAATAGATGCTTCGCTTTCCGATGAAGAAAGACGTATTTTGAAGATGTATTTATCCGGTAAAAACCAAACTGAGATAGGAAAAGTAATAGGGATATCACAAAATTCCATATCAAGAAAAATAAAAGATATTAGAAATAAGTTAGCTGAAGAATTGAATATAGCTTAA